One window of the Chitinophaga niabensis genome contains the following:
- a CDS encoding AAA family ATPase produces the protein MESIIGREQEKTLLSRIERSGEAELVAIYGRRRVGKTFLIRNFFHKQLAFEFSGIHNASLDQQLENFSDALTKAAGSLPLAKPASWIQAFRMLTDYITPLIKKKRRVIFLDEFPWIHTPRSGFMQAFENFWNTWASKQNNLIVIICGSAAAWMIQKVINNRGGLYNRVTRRIRLLPFTIGETAAFLKERKINLDRYQILQLYMAMGGVPQYLKEVESGQSASQVIDRICFTKDGLLHDEFKHLFHSLFDDASYHMEVIRALAKKGAGLTRNEIIETCKLTSGGGTTQLLAELTESGFISAYIPFDKTAKDIIYKLTDEYSLFYVKFIENSKFKGPGSWMQFSTGSSWKSWSGIAFESICMKHTDQLKKALGISGVHTESSMWRNKPLRGQQGIQIDLLIDRQDMCINLCEIKFSISEYEIPKGYAKELENKLTVFRDNTKTKKSLFLTMITTYGVKNIKTFPGLIQTQITMDALF, from the coding sequence ATGGAATCAATCATAGGCAGGGAGCAGGAAAAGACTCTTTTATCAAGGATTGAAAGATCCGGAGAAGCAGAACTTGTAGCTATATATGGACGGCGGAGGGTAGGCAAAACCTTCCTGATCCGTAACTTCTTCCACAAACAATTGGCATTTGAATTCTCAGGTATACACAATGCTTCTTTAGATCAACAATTGGAAAACTTCAGCGATGCATTAACCAAAGCTGCAGGGAGTCTTCCTTTAGCAAAGCCGGCAAGTTGGATACAAGCATTCAGGATGTTGACAGATTATATTACACCATTGATTAAGAAAAAAAGGCGTGTTATTTTTCTTGATGAATTTCCCTGGATACACACCCCCCGTTCAGGCTTCATGCAGGCCTTTGAAAACTTTTGGAACACCTGGGCCTCCAAGCAAAATAATCTGATCGTTATTATTTGTGGATCAGCCGCTGCCTGGATGATACAAAAGGTCATAAATAACAGAGGAGGGTTGTACAACAGGGTGACAAGGAGAATACGGTTATTACCTTTTACTATTGGAGAAACTGCCGCTTTTCTAAAGGAAAGAAAAATCAATCTCGACAGATATCAGATCTTACAACTGTATATGGCGATGGGAGGTGTACCGCAATATCTTAAAGAAGTTGAAAGTGGACAAAGTGCCTCTCAGGTGATTGACCGGATATGCTTTACAAAAGATGGTTTGCTGCATGACGAGTTTAAACATCTGTTTCATTCACTTTTTGATGATGCCTCCTATCACATGGAAGTAATACGGGCTCTTGCAAAGAAGGGAGCAGGGCTTACCCGGAATGAGATCATCGAAACCTGCAAATTAACTTCTGGTGGAGGTACTACCCAATTACTTGCAGAACTTACTGAATCCGGATTTATTTCGGCATACATTCCATTTGATAAAACCGCTAAGGATATCATTTATAAGCTGACGGATGAGTATTCACTCTTCTATGTGAAATTTATAGAAAACAGCAAATTCAAAGGTCCGGGTAGCTGGATGCAGTTTTCAACTGGTAGTTCATGGAAAAGCTGGAGCGGAATAGCATTTGAAAGCATTTGTATGAAACATACTGATCAGTTAAAGAAAGCGCTTGGTATCAGTGGGGTGCATACCGAATCATCTATGTGGCGCAACAAGCCTTTGAGGGGCCAACAAGGAATCCAGATAGATCTATTAATTGACAGACAGGATATGTGTATCAATCTATGTGAAATCAAGTTTTCTATCAGTGAATATGAAATTCCGAAAGGATATGCAAAAGAACTGGAAAATAAGTTGACTGTTTTCAGAGATAATACGAAAACAAAAAAATCCCTATTTCTTACAATGATAACCACATACGGGGTAAAAAATATAAAAACCTTTCCGGGGCTAATTCAAACACAGATCACTATGGACGCATTATTCTAA